In the genome of Paenibacillus pabuli, one region contains:
- the fliW gene encoding flagellar assembly protein FliW, which produces MMMVVETSSSVSEKFSENLIFHFTKGIPGFDQVKDFAFIPFPEGPFAYLQSIEHKDISLVIADPFVFYPNYQFELADHIVEELSLQSNLLVRCVVTMNKDVGKSTLNLLAPIVLNIENRSGRQVILQQSPYQTRHPLWREAEEQPSMADKDGE; this is translated from the coding sequence ATGATGATGGTCGTAGAGACTTCTTCATCGGTTTCAGAAAAATTTTCGGAGAATCTGATTTTTCATTTTACGAAAGGCATTCCGGGGTTTGATCAAGTTAAGGATTTTGCATTTATTCCTTTTCCGGAAGGGCCGTTTGCTTATTTACAGTCCATTGAACACAAAGATATATCGTTGGTTATAGCAGATCCGTTTGTATTTTATCCAAATTATCAATTTGAGTTGGCGGATCATATTGTGGAGGAGCTGTCTTTGCAATCTAATCTACTTGTGCGTTGTGTGGTAACGATGAATAAGGATGTTGGGAAGTCGACGTTAAATTTGTTAGCGCCTATCGTACTTAATATAGAAAATCGGTCAGGTAGGCAAGTTATACTTCAGCAATCTCCATATCAAACCCGACATCCGTTATGGAGAGAAGCAGAAGAACAGCCGAGTATGGCTGATAAGGATGGTGAATAG
- a CDS encoding TIGR03826 family flagellar region protein — protein sequence MNLGNCPRCGKLYALNFRDVCSNCIKEIELEYQTCVDYLRENKGTNIQELSDATEVSIKNITKFIREGRISIENAPNMMYPCEVCGTLIREGHMCDSCRNRLTKDLAGAAREVGQKDNGSIGGRTYNAVDKLRDL from the coding sequence ATGAATCTGGGTAATTGTCCGCGTTGTGGCAAATTATATGCGCTGAATTTTCGGGATGTATGCTCGAACTGTATCAAGGAAATTGAACTTGAATACCAGACTTGTGTGGATTATCTACGCGAGAACAAAGGCACTAATATACAGGAACTATCCGATGCAACGGAGGTTTCAATTAAAAACATTACGAAGTTCATCCGGGAGGGACGGATTTCCATCGAAAACGCCCCCAATATGATGTATCCTTGTGAAGTATGCGGGACCCTTATTCGTGAAGGGCATATGTGCGACTCCTGCCGGAATCGTTTGACGAAAGATTTAGCTGGAGCGGCTCGAGAAGTAGGTCAGAAGGATAACGGCAGCATAGGCGGACGAACCTATAATGCTGTCGACAAACTACGGGATCTATAG
- the flgK gene encoding flagellar hook-associated protein FlgK, which translates to MVSTFHSIETAKRSLFTHTTALSTTGHNIANANTPGYSRQRVNMNASISIDALGMNRSMAPGQLGTGVEFNSITRIREAFLDTQYRGEANASGSWSIQSDSLSKLEGIFNEPSDTGIRTVMDQFWKSWSELSKDPENETTRKIVKETAAAMTDAFNYMSRQLDSLSQDLTTNVGVKANEIQNYLTSIADLNDSIKKLESLGDNANDLRDQRDLFTDKLSQIVNITVQETDQGYSISMGAQQLVNGTAVTQVDSAFLENAYTAGGITGGEVYGMLYSRDVYVADYQQQLNNMANTLANGDVQVTLPKGSVLPPGVTVAGVTGRNVTEDTVVTVKGLNGLHQLGYTLDGTTKGGLPFFEAQGGGAITAGNIRLNAQIEENPKLIASSMRTVGTEFNEQVVAGSNSLALLISNLKDLKFQSPGGTQTGTIDSLYSSLVGQLGVQGQEASRQTENASLLLQQVDSRRQSVSGVSLDEEMSDMIKFQHAYNASARFMTTFDEMLDKLINSTGVVGR; encoded by the coding sequence ATGGTATCTACATTTCACTCCATTGAAACGGCGAAGAGGAGTTTGTTTACTCATACAACTGCCTTAAGTACGACTGGACATAACATCGCAAACGCAAACACGCCGGGATACTCTAGACAACGTGTTAATATGAATGCTTCTATATCAATAGATGCACTGGGAATGAATCGTTCTATGGCCCCAGGACAACTCGGTACAGGGGTCGAGTTCAATTCAATCACTAGAATAAGAGAAGCGTTTTTAGATACCCAATACAGAGGAGAAGCAAATGCTTCTGGTAGTTGGAGTATTCAATCTGATTCCCTTAGTAAACTTGAGGGCATATTTAATGAACCATCGGACACGGGGATTCGAACGGTAATGGATCAATTTTGGAAATCGTGGTCGGAACTAAGCAAAGATCCTGAAAATGAGACAACACGCAAAATTGTGAAGGAAACGGCAGCAGCCATGACTGATGCTTTTAACTATATGAGCCGCCAGCTAGATAGCCTCAGTCAGGATCTGACAACGAACGTCGGAGTTAAAGCGAATGAAATTCAGAACTACCTCACATCTATTGCTGATTTAAATGATTCTATCAAAAAGCTGGAGTCTTTGGGTGACAATGCGAATGATTTGAGAGACCAAAGGGATCTGTTTACAGATAAATTGTCACAAATTGTGAACATTACTGTTCAAGAAACAGATCAAGGATACTCGATTTCCATGGGAGCGCAGCAATTGGTCAATGGAACGGCAGTTACGCAAGTTGATAGTGCCTTCTTGGAGAATGCATACACTGCAGGTGGCATTACTGGCGGAGAGGTCTATGGTATGTTGTATTCACGTGATGTGTATGTTGCGGATTATCAACAGCAACTTAACAATATGGCTAACACACTTGCTAATGGTGATGTACAGGTTACCCTTCCTAAAGGTTCCGTTCTTCCCCCGGGAGTGACTGTAGCAGGAGTAACCGGGAGAAACGTTACCGAAGACACCGTTGTTACAGTTAAAGGACTTAATGGCCTTCATCAATTGGGATACACTTTGGATGGGACTACAAAAGGTGGTTTGCCGTTTTTTGAAGCTCAAGGTGGAGGGGCAATCACAGCAGGCAATATTCGTTTAAATGCGCAAATCGAGGAGAATCCTAAATTGATTGCCTCTTCAATGCGTACAGTAGGTACAGAATTTAATGAACAGGTTGTGGCTGGTAGTAACTCACTCGCGCTTCTAATCTCAAATTTAAAAGATCTTAAATTCCAATCACCTGGGGGAACTCAAACAGGAACAATTGACTCTTTGTATAGTTCTCTGGTGGGTCAGTTAGGTGTGCAGGGTCAAGAGGCATCGCGTCAGACAGAGAACGCATCACTTTTGTTACAGCAGGTAGACAGCAGACGCCAATCGGTAAGCGGCGTATCCCTGGATGAAGAAATGTCAGATATGATTAAATTTCAACATGCCTATAATGCTTCTGCACGTTTTATGACCACATTTGATGAAATGCTCGACAAATTAATTAATTCAACTGGCGTAGTTGGCCGCTAA
- the flgM gene encoding flagellar biosynthesis anti-sigma factor FlgM, translated as MKINEPNRIGAINSYQRNVESNQQADAKKSRRKDEVSISPEAMKMLEEQGRTQDAGRIQRIQELKEQVSSGTYQVDSSKLADKLLPYFKSTGEQ; from the coding sequence ATGAAAATCAATGAACCTAATAGAATTGGTGCAATCAATTCATATCAGAGGAACGTTGAATCCAATCAGCAGGCTGATGCCAAAAAGAGCCGCCGTAAGGACGAGGTATCCATTTCTCCGGAGGCGATGAAGATGCTTGAGGAACAAGGTCGTACACAGGATGCAGGACGTATACAACGGATACAGGAACTGAAAGAACAGGTAAGTTCGGGAACTTACCAAGTGGACAGCAGCAAGCTTGCTGACAAGTTACTGCCGTACTTTAAGTCTACCGGGGAACAATAG
- the flgL gene encoding flagellar hook-associated protein FlgL, with protein MLRVTSNMISSQLMHNLNRNTVRMSETQNQLATGRKLNKPSDDPVGITYSLRYRTELSANDQYTRNVNDTLSWLDHSDQMLDQTGNIIHRLKELNVQAASSTNPQSALDSIKTEVMQLKEQLIDIGNSKLNGKYVFNGQSYTQKPYDFVKDANGNSITTDVPATDNNNIIYSVGESVQLGINVTGSAIFGSTGDTSEDDQLFTTIDRLTEALTNGDFEAIGAQLDKFDSRLEKITTIRAEVGAKTNRVELMQSRLQDLGINLTDLQAKTEDADYAELIMNSSIQENIYNATLSAGAKIITPSLADFLR; from the coding sequence GTGCTTAGAGTAACCTCAAATATGATCAGTTCTCAACTCATGCATAACTTGAACCGAAATACGGTGCGTATGAGTGAGACGCAGAATCAACTGGCTACAGGACGCAAACTAAATAAGCCATCCGATGATCCTGTAGGCATTACGTATTCCCTCCGGTACCGTACTGAATTATCAGCTAATGATCAATACACTCGCAATGTGAATGATACCTTATCTTGGTTGGATCATAGTGACCAGATGTTAGATCAGACAGGTAATATTATTCACAGACTCAAGGAGTTAAACGTACAGGCCGCCAGTTCTACTAATCCTCAATCTGCACTGGATAGTATAAAAACGGAAGTCATGCAATTAAAAGAGCAGTTAATTGATATCGGAAACAGCAAATTGAATGGGAAATATGTTTTTAACGGCCAGTCCTACACACAGAAGCCCTACGACTTCGTTAAGGACGCCAACGGCAATTCGATTACTACGGATGTACCAGCCACTGATAATAACAACATCATTTATTCGGTTGGAGAAAGCGTACAACTGGGTATTAATGTGACAGGATCTGCTATTTTTGGCTCAACAGGTGATACATCCGAGGATGATCAATTGTTCACAACAATCGATCGTTTAACGGAAGCACTTACGAATGGGGACTTCGAAGCAATCGGCGCTCAATTGGACAAGTTCGACAGTCGATTGGAGAAAATCACAACCATTCGAGCTGAAGTTGGGGCTAAAACCAATCGGGTAGAACTGATGCAAAGTCGTCTCCAAGACTTGGGTATCAATCTGACAGATTTACAGGCCAAAACGGAAGATGCCGACTATGCAGAATTAATTATGAATTCTTCAATCCAAGAGAACATCTACAATGCGACTCTGTCTGCCGGTGCCAAAATTATTACGCCTTCACTTGCCGATTTCTTAAGATAG
- the csrA gene encoding carbon storage regulator CsrA, protein MLVLSRKKGESIIIQDEIEITVLSVEGDNIRIGIKAPKDIEIFRKEVYLAIEEANRESAAQQVDQIEALMRHYREPK, encoded by the coding sequence ATGCTAGTCCTGTCCCGAAAGAAAGGCGAATCCATAATTATTCAAGATGAGATTGAAATAACTGTCTTAAGTGTTGAAGGAGATAACATTCGAATTGGAATTAAAGCACCCAAGGATATCGAGATATTCCGCAAGGAAGTGTATCTGGCTATCGAGGAAGCGAATCGTGAATCGGCAGCTCAACAAGTGGATCAGATCGAAGCATTAATGAGACATTACAGAGAGCCAAAATAA
- a CDS encoding flagellar protein FlgN: MALTELFNVLDQLDAAHQTMLRWGKSKRTAIMNNQVSELIQINNQESKVLKEILRLEEERINCCHLFLQAKGIKSALNLNLTELSRLVFDPKDKEVLLGKQQQLANLLSELKTLNDMNQTLVEQSLQFLDYSMNLFNGFPDQEVTYQPPAGKQVGGSRIGMFDTRA, encoded by the coding sequence ATGGCGTTAACTGAACTTTTTAATGTCCTAGATCAACTTGATGCTGCTCATCAAACCATGCTGCGTTGGGGGAAATCCAAAAGAACTGCAATAATGAATAATCAAGTCAGTGAGCTAATTCAAATCAATAATCAGGAATCAAAGGTCCTTAAGGAGATACTTCGTCTAGAAGAAGAGCGAATTAATTGCTGTCACTTGTTTTTACAAGCAAAAGGGATTAAATCCGCATTGAACTTAAACCTCACAGAATTATCACGTTTGGTATTTGATCCGAAGGACAAGGAAGTCTTGCTTGGGAAGCAACAGCAGTTGGCTAATTTATTGTCAGAGCTTAAGACATTAAATGATATGAACCAAACCCTTGTTGAGCAATCACTTCAATTTTTGGATTATTCCATGAATCTGTTTAATGGATTTCCTGATCAAGAAGTAACTTACCAACCTCCTGCTGGAAAACAAGTCGGAGGAAGTCGCATAGGAATGTTTGATACTCGCGCGTAG
- a CDS encoding DUF6470 family protein, whose protein sequence is MSIPQIQIHQQPSILSIVAELGSYSIEQPRAEQTIRSAPAKLDIRQPVSTLEVDQKRAWKAYNGGPALEMNQQIYSQLSSLFLQGIARRMQEGHQMASIHIPGNTIANIKGKAWDRDDFVEFRGPASFDNVDIRFDLQKAEYQYVEGSLEIDVQVRRPEVEYTRGRLDIAVQQYAKVEITPPSFEQWMG, encoded by the coding sequence TTGAGTATACCCCAGATACAAATCCATCAGCAGCCGTCTATTCTGAGTATTGTAGCTGAACTAGGGAGCTATTCGATTGAACAGCCTCGTGCAGAGCAGACCATCCGCTCCGCACCCGCAAAGTTGGATATTCGGCAGCCTGTTTCGACGCTTGAAGTAGATCAGAAGCGTGCGTGGAAGGCTTATAACGGTGGTCCTGCCCTTGAGATGAATCAGCAGATATATTCCCAGTTGTCATCGCTTTTTCTTCAGGGGATCGCAAGACGGATGCAGGAAGGGCATCAAATGGCATCTATTCATATTCCAGGTAATACTATTGCCAATATCAAAGGTAAGGCTTGGGATCGGGATGATTTTGTAGAATTTCGGGGTCCGGCTTCTTTCGATAATGTCGATATTCGCTTTGATCTTCAGAAAGCAGAATATCAATATGTTGAGGGCTCGTTAGAAATAGACGTTCAGGTGAGGCGTCCAGAAGTTGAATATACCCGGGGCAGATTGGACATCGCAGTACAACAATATGCTAAGGTAGAAATTACACCGCCGAGTTTTGAGCAATGGATGGGTTAG